The following proteins are encoded in a genomic region of Periophthalmus magnuspinnatus isolate fPerMag1 chromosome 10, fPerMag1.2.pri, whole genome shotgun sequence:
- the etfdh gene encoding electron transfer flavoprotein-ubiquinone oxidoreductase, mitochondrial: MLPASRYCTKAHRCVRAWRTVQTEHVCPQLYTALHRRGCSSVAPRITTHYTIHPRDKDPRWEGVEMERFADEADVVIVGGGPAGLSAAIRLKQLAQEQEKELRVCLVEKASQIGAHTLSGACLEPSALTELFPDWKERGAPLHTPVTEDIFSILTEKHRIPVPILPGLPMRNHGNYIVRLGNLVRWLGEQAEELGVEIYPGYAASEVLFHEDGSVKGIATNDVGIAKDGSPKDVFERGMELHAKVTIFGEGCHGHLAKQLYQSFNLRESCEPQTYAIGLKEVWTIDEKKWRPGRVEHSVGWPLNRHTYGGSFLYHLNEGEPLVALGFVVGLDYSNPYLSPFREFQRWKHHPFVAPTLEGGTRIAYGARALNEGGFQSIPELTFPGGLLIGCSPGFMNVPKIKGTHTAMKSGMLAAEAVFPKVTAEDINSETAGLHVPEYSEMLKKSSIWKELYSVRNIRPSFHNYFGLYGGMVYTGIFYWILRGKEPWTLKHCGLDAHQLKPAKDCTPIDYPKPDGKISFDLLSSVALSGTNHEGDQPAHLTLRDDSVPVNRNLAVFDGPEQRFCPAGVYEYVPLDTGDGMRLQINAQNCVHCKTCDIKDPSQNINWVVPEGGGGPAYNGM; encoded by the exons ATGCTTCCAGCGAGCAGATATTGCACTAAAG CCCAcaggtgtgtgcgtgcgtggaGGACGGTGCAGACAGAACATGTGTGTCCTCAGCTCTACACAGCTCTGCACAGAAGAGGCTGCTCCTCTGTGGCCCCTCGCATTACCACACACTACACCATCCACCCCAGAGACAAGGACCCCCGATGGGAAG GGGTGGAGATGGAGCGCTTTGCAGATGAGGCTGATGTGGTGATCGTGGGCGGAGGTCCGGCGGGTCTGTCTGCTGCCATCCGCCTGAAGCAGCTGGCCCAGGAGCAGGAGAAGGAGCTAAGGGTGTGCCTGGTGGAGAAGGCCTCTCAGATTGGAGCACATACACTGTCAGGGGCCTGTCTAGAACCCAGCGCCCTCACAGAACTCTTCCCTGactggaaagagagaggg GCCCCCCTCCACACTCCGGTGACTGAAgacatttttagcattttaaccGAAAAACACAGAATACCTGTTCCCATATTGCCAG GGCTGCCCATGAGGAACCATGGTAACTACATCGTGCGCTTGGGCAACCTGGTGCGCTGGCTGGGGGAACAGGCTGAAGAACTGGGAGTGGAGATCTACCCTGGATACGCTGCTTCAGAG GTTTTGTTTCATGAAGATGGGAGTGTAAAAGGAATTGCTACTAATGATGTGGGCATTGCCAAGGATGGATCACCAAAG GATGTTTTCGAGCGAGGGATGGAGCTGCATGCTAAAGTCACCATTTTTGGAGAGGGCTGTCACGGACACTTGGCTAAACAGCTGTACCAGAGTTTTAACCTGCGAGAGAGCTGTGAGCCACAGACCTACGCCATCGGTCTGAAGGAG GTGTGGACGATCGATGAGAAGAAGTGGCGCCCGGGCCGAGTGGAGCATTCTGTGGGCTGGCCCCTGAACAGGCACACGTACGGGGGGTCCTTCCTCTACCACCTCAACGAAGGAGAGCCTCTGGTGGCCCTGGGCTTTGtg GTCGGTCTTGACTATTCCAACCCATACCTGAGCCCATTCAGAGAGTTCCAGCGCTGGAAACACCACCCCTTTGTGGCCCCCACATTGGAGGGAGGCACCCGCATCGCCTACGGAGCCCGTGCCCTCAACGAAGGAGGCTTCCAG TCCATCCCAGAGCTGACCTTTCCTGGTGGGCTGCTGATCGGCTGCAGTCCCGGCTTCATGAACGTTCCTAAGATCAaaggcacacacacagccaTGAAGTCGGGCATGCTGGCTGCAGAGGCCGTCTTCCCCAAAGTCACCGCGGAAGACATTAACTCTGAGACCGCAG GTCTGCATGTGCCGGAGTACAGTGAAATGTTGAAGAAGTCATCCATATGGAAAGAGCTGTACTCGGTAAGAAACATCCGTCCGTCCTTCCATAACTACTTCGGTCTGTATGGAGGTATGGTCTACACTGGCATCTTCTACTGGATCCTCAGAGGCAAGGAGCCCTGGACACTCAAACACTGCG GCCTCGATGCCCATCAGCTCAAACCAGCTAAGGATTGCACCCCCATTGACTACCCCAAACCAGATGGCAAGATCAGCTTtgacctcctctcctctgtggcTCTGAGCGGGACTAACCATGAGGGGGACCAGCCCGCCCACCTCACCCTGCGCGACGACAGCGTGCCCGTCAACAGGAACCTGGCTGTGTTTGACGGGCCCGAGCAGCGCTTTTGCCCCGCGG GTGTGTATGAATACGTCCCCCTGGACACCGGAGACGGCATGCGGTTACAGATCAACGCTCAGAACTGTGTCCACTGTAAGACGTGCGATATCAAAGACCCCAGCCAAAACATTAACTGGGTGGTCCCTGAAGGTGGCGGCGGACCTGCTTACAACGGGATGTAG
- the ppid gene encoding peptidyl-prolyl cis-trans isomerase D, with translation MSHAVPTEKPSNPTNPRVFFDVDIGGEKVGRIVLELFADVTPRTAENFRALCTGEKGTGKSTGKPLHFKGCPFHRIIKQFMIQGGDFSNHNGTGGESIYGDKFEDENFHYKHDKVGLLSMANAGANTNGSQFFITTVPTPHLDGKHVVFGQVLKGMGVVKILEAIETKEDAPVQPCIISDCGEHKDGDSWGVELDDGSGDTYPEFPEDAEVDFKDVDKVQSVAEDLKNIGNTLFKNQDWKGAVKKYSKALRYLEFGGDEFDEEIQKKLEPVALSCFLNTAACKLKLQLWQEALDSCTEALELDKKNTKALFRRAQAHAGLKDFSKAMEDLKKAQEITPDDKAIIGEMKKVHLKIQEEKEKEKKMFAKMFA, from the exons ATGTCTCACGCAGTGCCCACAGAAAAGCCCTCAAACCCCACCAACCCCCGGGTTTTCTTCGACGTAGACATCGGAGGCGAAAAAG TGGGGAGGATAGTCCTGGAGCTGTTTGCTGATGTGACTCCTCGGACAGCAGAGAACTTCAGGGCCCTGTGCACTGGAGAGAAGGGCACCGGAAAATCCACAGGGAAACCTCTGCACTTCAAAGGATGCCCCTTCCACAGAA TTATTAAGCAGTTCATGATCCAGGGAGGCGACTTCTCCAATCACAATGGAACTGGAGGAGAGAGCATTTACGGAGACAAGTTTGAAGATGAAAACTTTCACTACAAG CATGACAAAGTTGGGCTGCTGAGCATGGCTAACGCAGGTGCCAACACAAACGGCTCCCAGTTCTTCATCACCACGGTGCCCACACCTCACCTAGATGGCAAGCACGTGGTCTTTGGACAGGTGCTCAAAGGGATGGGAGTGGTCAAGATCCTGGAGGCCATCGAAACGAAAGAGGACGCACCAGTACAG CCTTGCATCATCTCAGACTGTGGGGAGCACAAGGATGGGGACAGCTGGGGGGTGGAGCTCGACGACGGCTCGGGGGACACGTACCCAGAGTTCCCAGAGGACGCAGAGGTCGACTTTAAAGAT GTTGACAAAGTTCAAAGTGTGGCTGAGGATCTGAAGAACATCGGAAACactctttttaaaaatcaggaCTGGAAAGGTGCTGTCAAGAAATACAGCAAAGCACTCAG GTACCTTGAGTTTGGAGGAGACGAGTTTGACGAGGAGATCCAGAAGAAGCTAGAGCCCGTAGCCCTGAGCTGTTTCCTCAACACAGCGGCCTGTAAGCTCAAACTGCAGCTGTGGCAGGAAGCACTGGACAGTTGCACCGAG GCTCTGGAGTTGGATAAGAAGAACACAAAAGCACTTTTCAGGAGAGCACAGGCGCATGCAGGGCTAAAGGACTTCAGTAAAGCTATG GAGGACCTGAAGAAGGCTCAGGAAATCACACCAGATGATAAAG CAATCATAGGCGAAATGAAGAAAGTCCACCTCAAGAtccaggaggagaaggagaaagagaaaaagatgtTTGCCAAAATGTTTGCGTGA